The following coding sequences are from one Onychostoma macrolepis isolate SWU-2019 chromosome 24, ASM1243209v1, whole genome shotgun sequence window:
- the si:dkey-226l10.6 gene encoding histone-lysine N-methyltransferase PRDM9: protein MLHKCVVGGCPNRSDTIIHYMLPEDPKRRSLWLKFIEDSKCDVEDATSSCRVCGDHFSEENYFKMDLGYTTCMILSVDAVPTVQTVNRSPEPEREIREAEDDTCKITISEAVSLACVKEEPLEYELSTNMTTRQELNSSLDESVKYEESDLAVTEDGISTVIFGVKENRGRKFINCLTCGQRFRSRRTLMKHRRASHPKNKTESEVKEKFYICSICGERFHKMGLLLRHRVIHTKENPEGRFVCQQCGKGFPHQAFLKAHQKVHEDAESTMPFTCHLCPRRFGYKVALVAHMKHHSSKLTCICPICEKSFQFRGSLIQHLKSSHAGEKLLCKTCDKGFLRVNGYVKHMDKHNVMTPFYCDICKIYLSQRGYTAHMVTHEQKSLPEQQPDESVENQPNDTEISLVSVNSSEEGMDPVTVRQEEAEVELLSGDEMEDLSGNSVDPSTVEGVESENVVVEKELPQDNHEEKEKCEESSGTQ, encoded by the exons ATGCTACATAAATGTGTGGTAGGTGGTTGTCCGAACCGATCGGACACCATTATTCATTATATGTTACCCGAGGATCCGAAAAGACGCAGCCTGTGGTTAAAGTTTATCGAGGACAGTAAATGTGATGTGGAAGACGCGACCTCTTCATGCCGAGTGTGCGGGGATCATTTCTCTGAGGAGAACTACTTCAAAATGGATCTGGGTTACACCACATGCATGATACTAAGCGTGGATGCTGTTCCTACAGTACAAACTGTTAATCGATCACCTGAGCCAGAAAGGGAGATACGG GAAGCAGAAGACGACACATGTAAAATCACCATTTCTGAGGCCGTTTCACTTGCTTGTGTCAAAGAGGAGCCTCTTGAATATGAGCTAAGTACCAACATGACAACTAGACAAGAGCTGAACTCCTCACTGGATGAGAGTGTTAAATATGAAGAGAGTGATCTAGCCGTTACTGAGGACGGCATCTCGACTGTAATTTTCGGAGTTAAAGAAAATCGTGGCAGAAAGTTTATCAACTGTCTAACTTGTGGCCAGAGATTCCGTAGTAGACGCACCCTAATGAAGCATCGACGGGCTAGTCACCCTAAAAATAAAACCGAATCTGAAGTCAAAGaaaagttttatatttgttcaatttGTGGGGAGAGGTTTCATAAAATGGGTCTCCTTTTGCGCCACCGAGTCATACACACTAAGGAGAATCCAGAAGGGAGGTTTGtgtgccaacagtgtggaaagggCTTCCCCCATCAAGCTTTTTTGAAAGCTCACCAGAAAGTTCACGAGGATGCGGAGTCGACCATGCCGTTCACATGCCACTTATGTCCCAGACGTTTCGGCTACAAAGTTGCTCTCGTTGCTCACATGAAACATCACTCATCTAAACTCACATGCATCTGCCCCATCTGTGAAAAGAGCTTTCAGTTCAGAGGTTCCCTCATTCAGCATCTCAAATCATCTCATGCTGGAGAGAAACTCTTGTGTAAGACCTGCGATAAGGGTTTCCTAAGAGTCAATGGCTACGTCAAACACATGGACAAACACAACGTGATGACCCCGTTCTACTGCGACATCTGCAAAATTTACCTCTCACAGCGAGGCTACACGGCACACATGGTCACGCACGAGCAGAAGAGCCTTCCAGAACAGCAGCCTGATGAGTCCGTTGAGAACCAGCCAAACGATACTGAAATAAGTCTTGTCAGCGTGAATAGCTCTGAGGAAGGAATGGATCcagtgactgtgaggcaggaaGAAGCCGAGGTGGAGCTGCTCAGTGGAGATGAGATGGAAGATCTGTCTGGGAATTCAGTGGATCCATCAACAGTCGAAGGTGTGGAGTCTGAAAACGTGGTTGTGGAAAAGGAACTTCCCCAAGATAATCATGAAGAGAAGGAGAAGTGCGAGGAAAGCTCTGGCACACAATGA
- the eif1axb gene encoding eukaryotic translation initiation factor 1A X-linked b, translating into MPKNKGKGGKNRRRGKNENESEKRELVFKEDGQEYAQVIKMLGNGRLEAMCFDGVKRLCHIRGKLRKKVWINTSDIILIGLRDYQDNKADVILKYNADEARSLKAYGELPEHAKINETDTFGPGDDDEIQFDDIGDDDEDIDDI; encoded by the exons ATGCCGAAAAACAAAG GTAAAGGAGGAAAGAATCGGCGACGTGGTAAGAATGAGAATGAATCTGAGAAAAGGGAGCTGGTGTTTAAAGAGGATGGACAAG AATATGCTCAGGTCATCAAGATGTTGGGAAATGGGAGATTGGAGGCCATGTGTTTTGATGGAGTCAAGCGGCTTTGTCACATCCGAGGAAAGCTCCGGAAAAAG gtgTGGATTAACACATCAGACATTATTCTCATTGGATTAAGGGACTACCAG GATAACAAAGCAGATGTCATTTTGAAGTATAATGCTGATGAGGCTCGGAGTCTGAAAGCGTATGGAGAGCTTCCAGAACACG CCAAAATCAACGAGACTGATACCTTCGGGCCTGGTGATGACGACGAGATTCAGTTCGATGATATTGGTGATGACGATGAGGACATTGATGAT ATCTAA
- the map7d2b gene encoding MAP7 domain-containing protein 2 isoform X2, whose translation MATIVENMTDGGSKKDRIRLAKERREEKDKSQAVREQALLEKEQRAQQQYERSLVERGRRLEEQRQKEMLRRSAVEDKRKQRMEEEKERLEALMRRSIERNLQTDQRPKRWTWGGPPGVCEGDPKIAPPSPAASASLTNDPAAHPPASKSRNVQDFMILPESPDSVLSRHLSSSSATLPNVTEKASSSPHKSPYRASPSRAERKKVNTPFFGQLDDSRAATTPKSPQTERPEKSITQILADSSTKKLESPTTPTRSSSNRKNPSTPKRSKSCKSRIQSPASPGQYPPSPMRHKAITPSLENKRWEGEEKGSMEIKNCSTLERKTSRTEKITKSASKEFGHNAESPVTPTGKAGTTDAEEASRLLAERRRLARVQKEQEEKQRLEEERLRAEELQRQQEEEKQRQEQAAREAEEKRQRQEEERCQRELEDRHQKEQRWKELQDDLERQREEAVQRVHREAERKRQERELLKIQEEQERLQRKKRIEEIMKRTRKSDGEKKEEMQMEVPSPISVSQSISPSALETEEIISPPKATSQSPIICLEPLEPKSCGADDLSDGVQSMDVSPVSRDELVPEYSPVSEISQNSMTSVALGDIHVLTGQVSHPKVSAAPAFGDCNKNLIQDCSSAAIDSSLFQSLRPTSDKLNI comes from the exons ATGGCCACCATCGTGGAAAACATGACAG ATGGAGGCTCGAAGAAGGACAGAATTCGACTGGCCAAAGAAAGAAGAGAGGAGAAAGATAAGAGCCAAG CTGTGCGGGAGCAAGCTCTCTTGGAGAAGGAACAGCGTGCACAGCAGCAGTATGAACGCTCGCTGGTGGAGCGAGGGAGGCGTCTGGAGGAGCAGCGACAAAAGGAGATGCTCCGTCGTTCCGCCGTGGAGGACAAAAGGAAGCAGCGCATGGAGGAGGAAAAG GAGCGCCTGGAGGCCCTGATGCGACGTTCTATCGAGCGGAACCTGCAGACGGACCAGAGGCCCAAACGCTGGACCTGGGGCGGACCTCCAGGAGTCTGCgagg GTGATCCTAAGATTGCCCCGCCCTCTCCTGCTGCTTCAGCCTCCTTAACCAATGACCCCGCTGCTCACCCTCCTGCCAGCAAATCCAGGAACG TCCAAGATTTTATGATTCTGCCCGAGTCCCCAGACTCTGTCCTGAGCAGGCATCTCTCTTCCTCCTCCGCTACTTTGCCCAATGTGACAGAGAAAG CCTCCTCCAGCCCTCACAAGTCTCCTTACAGGGCTTCACCCAGTAGAGCCGAGCGAAAGAAGGTTAACACACCGTTCTTCGGGCAGCTGGACGACTCCAGAGCAGCCACAACCCCGAAAAGCCCTCAG ACTGAGAGACCCGAAAAGAGCATCACTCAAATCTTAGCTGACTCATCTACAAAAAAACTTGAGTCTCCAACAACACCCACCCGAAGTTCTTCTAACCGCAAGAACCCCAGTACACCGAAAAG ATCCAAGTCCTGTAAGAGCCGCATCCAGTCCCCAGCCTCCCCGGGTCAATACCCCCCTTCCCCGATGAGGCACAAAGCCATAACGCCAAGTTTAGAAAACAAGAGGTGGGAAGGAGAGGAGAAAGGATCCATGGAGATTAAAAACTGCAGCACTCTAGAGAGAAAGACCTCCAGAACAGAGAAAATCACAAAATCTGCAAGCAAGGAATTTGGACATAATGCag AGTCTCCAGTAACTCCCACTGGGAAAGCAGGTACCACTGATGCTGAGGAGGCCTCCAGGCTGCTGGCGGAGAGACGACGCCTGGCAAGAGTACAGAAGGAGCAGGAAGAAAAGCAACGCCTAGAAGAGGAAAG GCTCAGGGCTGAGGAGCTCCAGAGGCAGCAGGAAGAGGAGAAACAGCGGCAGGAACAGGCAGCTCGAGAGGCAGAGGAGAAAAGACAGAGGCAGGAGGAGGAGCGCTGTCAGAGAGAGCTGGAAGACAGGCACCAAAAGGAACAACGCTGGAAGGAGCTCCAGGATGATCTGGAGAGACAG AGGGAGGAAGCAGTGCAGCGTGTTCATAGAGAGGCTGAACGGAAGAGACAGGAGCGAGAGCTTCTGAAAATTCAAGAGGAGCAAGAGAGACTTCAAAGGAAGAAG CGCATTGAAGAGATTATGAAAAGGACAAGAAAATCGGATGGGGAAAAG AAAGAAGAGATGCAGATGGAAGTCCCATCCCCCATTTCTGTTTCCCAGTCCATCTCACCATCTGCCTTGGAAACCGAAG AAATTATTAGCCCACCAAAGGCAACATCTCAGTCTCCGATCATATGCCTTGAGCCACTGGAGCCAAAGAGCTGCGGGGCAGATGATCTCTCAGATGGAGTGCAGTCCATGGATGTCAG CCCGGTGTCCAGAGATGAGCTCGTTCCAGAATATTCCCCCGTCAGCGAGATCTCACAGAACAGCATGACTTCTGTGGCTTTGGGTGATATCCACGTTCTGACGGGGCAGGTCTCGCATCCCAAAGTGTCTGCTGCTCCAGCTTTTGGTGACTGCAACAAGAACCTGATCCAGGATTGCAGTAGTGCTGCTATTGACTCATCACTTTTCCAGAGTCTTAGGCCCACCTCAGACAAGCTCAACATCTAA
- the map7d2b gene encoding MAP7 domain-containing protein 2 isoform X1 codes for MGNLTCPGEECVTLMKRKHTFLQNGGSKKDRIRLAKERREEKDKSQAVREQALLEKEQRAQQQYERSLVERGRRLEEQRQKEMLRRSAVEDKRKQRMEEEKERLEALMRRSIERNLQTDQRPKRWTWGGPPGVCEGDPKIAPPSPAASASLTNDPAAHPPASKSRNVQDFMILPESPDSVLSRHLSSSSATLPNVTEKASSSPHKSPYRASPSRAERKKVNTPFFGQLDDSRAATTPKSPQTERPEKSITQILADSSTKKLESPTTPTRSSSNRKNPSTPKRSKSCKSRIQSPASPGQYPPSPMRHKAITPSLENKRWEGEEKGSMEIKNCSTLERKTSRTEKITKSASKEFGHNAESPVTPTGKAGTTDAEEASRLLAERRRLARVQKEQEEKQRLEEERLRAEELQRQQEEEKQRQEQAAREAEEKRQRQEEERCQRELEDRHQKEQRWKELQDDLERQREEAVQRVHREAERKRQERELLKIQEEQERLQRKKRIEEIMKRTRKSDGEKKEEMQMEVPSPISVSQSISPSALETEEIISPPKATSQSPIICLEPLEPKSCGADDLSDGVQSMDVSPVSRDELVPEYSPVSEISQNSMTSVALGDIHVLTGQVSHPKVSAAPAFGDCNKNLIQDCSSAAIDSSLFQSLRPTSDKLNI; via the exons ATGGGAAACCTGACCTGTCCAGGTGAAGAGTGCGTAACCCTTATGAAAAGGAAACATACGTTTTTGCAAA ATGGAGGCTCGAAGAAGGACAGAATTCGACTGGCCAAAGAAAGAAGAGAGGAGAAAGATAAGAGCCAAG CTGTGCGGGAGCAAGCTCTCTTGGAGAAGGAACAGCGTGCACAGCAGCAGTATGAACGCTCGCTGGTGGAGCGAGGGAGGCGTCTGGAGGAGCAGCGACAAAAGGAGATGCTCCGTCGTTCCGCCGTGGAGGACAAAAGGAAGCAGCGCATGGAGGAGGAAAAG GAGCGCCTGGAGGCCCTGATGCGACGTTCTATCGAGCGGAACCTGCAGACGGACCAGAGGCCCAAACGCTGGACCTGGGGCGGACCTCCAGGAGTCTGCgagg GTGATCCTAAGATTGCCCCGCCCTCTCCTGCTGCTTCAGCCTCCTTAACCAATGACCCCGCTGCTCACCCTCCTGCCAGCAAATCCAGGAACG TCCAAGATTTTATGATTCTGCCCGAGTCCCCAGACTCTGTCCTGAGCAGGCATCTCTCTTCCTCCTCCGCTACTTTGCCCAATGTGACAGAGAAAG CCTCCTCCAGCCCTCACAAGTCTCCTTACAGGGCTTCACCCAGTAGAGCCGAGCGAAAGAAGGTTAACACACCGTTCTTCGGGCAGCTGGACGACTCCAGAGCAGCCACAACCCCGAAAAGCCCTCAG ACTGAGAGACCCGAAAAGAGCATCACTCAAATCTTAGCTGACTCATCTACAAAAAAACTTGAGTCTCCAACAACACCCACCCGAAGTTCTTCTAACCGCAAGAACCCCAGTACACCGAAAAG ATCCAAGTCCTGTAAGAGCCGCATCCAGTCCCCAGCCTCCCCGGGTCAATACCCCCCTTCCCCGATGAGGCACAAAGCCATAACGCCAAGTTTAGAAAACAAGAGGTGGGAAGGAGAGGAGAAAGGATCCATGGAGATTAAAAACTGCAGCACTCTAGAGAGAAAGACCTCCAGAACAGAGAAAATCACAAAATCTGCAAGCAAGGAATTTGGACATAATGCag AGTCTCCAGTAACTCCCACTGGGAAAGCAGGTACCACTGATGCTGAGGAGGCCTCCAGGCTGCTGGCGGAGAGACGACGCCTGGCAAGAGTACAGAAGGAGCAGGAAGAAAAGCAACGCCTAGAAGAGGAAAG GCTCAGGGCTGAGGAGCTCCAGAGGCAGCAGGAAGAGGAGAAACAGCGGCAGGAACAGGCAGCTCGAGAGGCAGAGGAGAAAAGACAGAGGCAGGAGGAGGAGCGCTGTCAGAGAGAGCTGGAAGACAGGCACCAAAAGGAACAACGCTGGAAGGAGCTCCAGGATGATCTGGAGAGACAG AGGGAGGAAGCAGTGCAGCGTGTTCATAGAGAGGCTGAACGGAAGAGACAGGAGCGAGAGCTTCTGAAAATTCAAGAGGAGCAAGAGAGACTTCAAAGGAAGAAG CGCATTGAAGAGATTATGAAAAGGACAAGAAAATCGGATGGGGAAAAG AAAGAAGAGATGCAGATGGAAGTCCCATCCCCCATTTCTGTTTCCCAGTCCATCTCACCATCTGCCTTGGAAACCGAAG AAATTATTAGCCCACCAAAGGCAACATCTCAGTCTCCGATCATATGCCTTGAGCCACTGGAGCCAAAGAGCTGCGGGGCAGATGATCTCTCAGATGGAGTGCAGTCCATGGATGTCAG CCCGGTGTCCAGAGATGAGCTCGTTCCAGAATATTCCCCCGTCAGCGAGATCTCACAGAACAGCATGACTTCTGTGGCTTTGGGTGATATCCACGTTCTGACGGGGCAGGTCTCGCATCCCAAAGTGTCTGCTGCTCCAGCTTTTGGTGACTGCAACAAGAACCTGATCCAGGATTGCAGTAGTGCTGCTATTGACTCATCACTTTTCCAGAGTCTTAGGCCCACCTCAGACAAGCTCAACATCTAA
- the map7d2b gene encoding MAP7 domain-containing protein 2 isoform X3 produces MGNLTCPGEECVTLMKRKHTFLQNGGSKKDRIRLAKERREEKDKSQAVREQALLEKEQRAQQQYERSLVERGRRLEEQRQKEMLRRSAVEDKRKQRMEEEKERLEALMRRSIERNLQTDQRPKRWTWGGPPGVCEVQDFMILPESPDSVLSRHLSSSSATLPNVTEKASSSPHKSPYRASPSRAERKKVNTPFFGQLDDSRAATTPKSPQTERPEKSITQILADSSTKKLESPTTPTRSSSNRKNPSTPKRSKSCKSRIQSPASPGQYPPSPMRHKAITPSLENKRWEGEEKGSMEIKNCSTLERKTSRTEKITKSASKEFGHNAESPVTPTGKAGTTDAEEASRLLAERRRLARVQKEQEEKQRLEEERLRAEELQRQQEEEKQRQEQAAREAEEKRQRQEEERCQRELEDRHQKEQRWKELQDDLERQREEAVQRVHREAERKRQERELLKIQEEQERLQRKKRIEEIMKRTRKSDGEKKEEMQMEVPSPISVSQSISPSALETEEIISPPKATSQSPIICLEPLEPKSCGADDLSDGVQSMDVSPVSRDELVPEYSPVSEISQNSMTSVALGDIHVLTGQVSHPKVSAAPAFGDCNKNLIQDCSSAAIDSSLFQSLRPTSDKLNI; encoded by the exons ATGGGAAACCTGACCTGTCCAGGTGAAGAGTGCGTAACCCTTATGAAAAGGAAACATACGTTTTTGCAAA ATGGAGGCTCGAAGAAGGACAGAATTCGACTGGCCAAAGAAAGAAGAGAGGAGAAAGATAAGAGCCAAG CTGTGCGGGAGCAAGCTCTCTTGGAGAAGGAACAGCGTGCACAGCAGCAGTATGAACGCTCGCTGGTGGAGCGAGGGAGGCGTCTGGAGGAGCAGCGACAAAAGGAGATGCTCCGTCGTTCCGCCGTGGAGGACAAAAGGAAGCAGCGCATGGAGGAGGAAAAG GAGCGCCTGGAGGCCCTGATGCGACGTTCTATCGAGCGGAACCTGCAGACGGACCAGAGGCCCAAACGCTGGACCTGGGGCGGACCTCCAGGAGTCTGCgagg TCCAAGATTTTATGATTCTGCCCGAGTCCCCAGACTCTGTCCTGAGCAGGCATCTCTCTTCCTCCTCCGCTACTTTGCCCAATGTGACAGAGAAAG CCTCCTCCAGCCCTCACAAGTCTCCTTACAGGGCTTCACCCAGTAGAGCCGAGCGAAAGAAGGTTAACACACCGTTCTTCGGGCAGCTGGACGACTCCAGAGCAGCCACAACCCCGAAAAGCCCTCAG ACTGAGAGACCCGAAAAGAGCATCACTCAAATCTTAGCTGACTCATCTACAAAAAAACTTGAGTCTCCAACAACACCCACCCGAAGTTCTTCTAACCGCAAGAACCCCAGTACACCGAAAAG ATCCAAGTCCTGTAAGAGCCGCATCCAGTCCCCAGCCTCCCCGGGTCAATACCCCCCTTCCCCGATGAGGCACAAAGCCATAACGCCAAGTTTAGAAAACAAGAGGTGGGAAGGAGAGGAGAAAGGATCCATGGAGATTAAAAACTGCAGCACTCTAGAGAGAAAGACCTCCAGAACAGAGAAAATCACAAAATCTGCAAGCAAGGAATTTGGACATAATGCag AGTCTCCAGTAACTCCCACTGGGAAAGCAGGTACCACTGATGCTGAGGAGGCCTCCAGGCTGCTGGCGGAGAGACGACGCCTGGCAAGAGTACAGAAGGAGCAGGAAGAAAAGCAACGCCTAGAAGAGGAAAG GCTCAGGGCTGAGGAGCTCCAGAGGCAGCAGGAAGAGGAGAAACAGCGGCAGGAACAGGCAGCTCGAGAGGCAGAGGAGAAAAGACAGAGGCAGGAGGAGGAGCGCTGTCAGAGAGAGCTGGAAGACAGGCACCAAAAGGAACAACGCTGGAAGGAGCTCCAGGATGATCTGGAGAGACAG AGGGAGGAAGCAGTGCAGCGTGTTCATAGAGAGGCTGAACGGAAGAGACAGGAGCGAGAGCTTCTGAAAATTCAAGAGGAGCAAGAGAGACTTCAAAGGAAGAAG CGCATTGAAGAGATTATGAAAAGGACAAGAAAATCGGATGGGGAAAAG AAAGAAGAGATGCAGATGGAAGTCCCATCCCCCATTTCTGTTTCCCAGTCCATCTCACCATCTGCCTTGGAAACCGAAG AAATTATTAGCCCACCAAAGGCAACATCTCAGTCTCCGATCATATGCCTTGAGCCACTGGAGCCAAAGAGCTGCGGGGCAGATGATCTCTCAGATGGAGTGCAGTCCATGGATGTCAG CCCGGTGTCCAGAGATGAGCTCGTTCCAGAATATTCCCCCGTCAGCGAGATCTCACAGAACAGCATGACTTCTGTGGCTTTGGGTGATATCCACGTTCTGACGGGGCAGGTCTCGCATCCCAAAGTGTCTGCTGCTCCAGCTTTTGGTGACTGCAACAAGAACCTGATCCAGGATTGCAGTAGTGCTGCTATTGACTCATCACTTTTCCAGAGTCTTAGGCCCACCTCAGACAAGCTCAACATCTAA
- the map7d2b gene encoding MAP7 domain-containing protein 2 isoform X4, giving the protein MEQPASSPSTRRRSESSVKESLFFPVLERNEQERLEALMRRSIERNLQTDQRPKRWTWGGPPGVCEVQDFMILPESPDSVLSRHLSSSSATLPNVTEKASSSPHKSPYRASPSRAERKKVNTPFFGQLDDSRAATTPKSPQTERPEKSITQILADSSTKKLESPTTPTRSSSNRKNPSTPKRSKSCKSRIQSPASPGQYPPSPMRHKAITPSLENKRWEGEEKGSMEIKNCSTLERKTSRTEKITKSASKEFGHNAESPVTPTGKAGTTDAEEASRLLAERRRLARVQKEQEEKQRLEEERLRAEELQRQQEEEKQRQEQAAREAEEKRQRQEEERCQRELEDRHQKEQRWKELQDDLERQREEAVQRVHREAERKRQERELLKIQEEQERLQRKKRIEEIMKRTRKSDGEKKEEMQMEVPSPISVSQSISPSALETEEIISPPKATSQSPIICLEPLEPKSCGADDLSDGVQSMDVSPVSRDELVPEYSPVSEISQNSMTSVALGDIHVLTGQVSHPKVSAAPAFGDCNKNLIQDCSSAAIDSSLFQSLRPTSDKLNI; this is encoded by the exons ATGGAGCAGCCAGCCTCATCCCCATCCACTCGCCGCCGCAGCGAGAGCTCTGTCAAAGAGTCTCTTTTCTTTCCTGTTTTGGAACGCAACGAACAGGAGCGCCTGGAGGCCCTGATGCGACGTTCTATCGAGCGGAACCTGCAGACGGACCAGAGGCCCAAACGCTGGACCTGGGGCGGACCTCCAGGAGTCTGCgagg TCCAAGATTTTATGATTCTGCCCGAGTCCCCAGACTCTGTCCTGAGCAGGCATCTCTCTTCCTCCTCCGCTACTTTGCCCAATGTGACAGAGAAAG CCTCCTCCAGCCCTCACAAGTCTCCTTACAGGGCTTCACCCAGTAGAGCCGAGCGAAAGAAGGTTAACACACCGTTCTTCGGGCAGCTGGACGACTCCAGAGCAGCCACAACCCCGAAAAGCCCTCAG ACTGAGAGACCCGAAAAGAGCATCACTCAAATCTTAGCTGACTCATCTACAAAAAAACTTGAGTCTCCAACAACACCCACCCGAAGTTCTTCTAACCGCAAGAACCCCAGTACACCGAAAAG ATCCAAGTCCTGTAAGAGCCGCATCCAGTCCCCAGCCTCCCCGGGTCAATACCCCCCTTCCCCGATGAGGCACAAAGCCATAACGCCAAGTTTAGAAAACAAGAGGTGGGAAGGAGAGGAGAAAGGATCCATGGAGATTAAAAACTGCAGCACTCTAGAGAGAAAGACCTCCAGAACAGAGAAAATCACAAAATCTGCAAGCAAGGAATTTGGACATAATGCag AGTCTCCAGTAACTCCCACTGGGAAAGCAGGTACCACTGATGCTGAGGAGGCCTCCAGGCTGCTGGCGGAGAGACGACGCCTGGCAAGAGTACAGAAGGAGCAGGAAGAAAAGCAACGCCTAGAAGAGGAAAG GCTCAGGGCTGAGGAGCTCCAGAGGCAGCAGGAAGAGGAGAAACAGCGGCAGGAACAGGCAGCTCGAGAGGCAGAGGAGAAAAGACAGAGGCAGGAGGAGGAGCGCTGTCAGAGAGAGCTGGAAGACAGGCACCAAAAGGAACAACGCTGGAAGGAGCTCCAGGATGATCTGGAGAGACAG AGGGAGGAAGCAGTGCAGCGTGTTCATAGAGAGGCTGAACGGAAGAGACAGGAGCGAGAGCTTCTGAAAATTCAAGAGGAGCAAGAGAGACTTCAAAGGAAGAAG CGCATTGAAGAGATTATGAAAAGGACAAGAAAATCGGATGGGGAAAAG AAAGAAGAGATGCAGATGGAAGTCCCATCCCCCATTTCTGTTTCCCAGTCCATCTCACCATCTGCCTTGGAAACCGAAG AAATTATTAGCCCACCAAAGGCAACATCTCAGTCTCCGATCATATGCCTTGAGCCACTGGAGCCAAAGAGCTGCGGGGCAGATGATCTCTCAGATGGAGTGCAGTCCATGGATGTCAG CCCGGTGTCCAGAGATGAGCTCGTTCCAGAATATTCCCCCGTCAGCGAGATCTCACAGAACAGCATGACTTCTGTGGCTTTGGGTGATATCCACGTTCTGACGGGGCAGGTCTCGCATCCCAAAGTGTCTGCTGCTCCAGCTTTTGGTGACTGCAACAAGAACCTGATCCAGGATTGCAGTAGTGCTGCTATTGACTCATCACTTTTCCAGAGTCTTAGGCCCACCTCAGACAAGCTCAACATCTAA